One genomic region from Bacillus sp. SLBN-46 encodes:
- a CDS encoding helix-turn-helix transcriptional regulator has protein sequence MIGNTIFEFRKQKGITLSELAKRAKISKSYLSNIERNLNRNPSIEVVKRIASVLDMELDTFLSPIKTNDVQHGFDQDLIDFAAELKETGIEKEQIKEYKTVFEFIKWKNQHTREEKN, from the coding sequence GTGATCGGAAATACGATATTTGAATTTCGGAAGCAAAAGGGGATCACTTTGTCCGAATTAGCGAAACGTGCAAAAATATCTAAATCATATTTAAGTAATATTGAACGAAATCTAAATCGGAATCCTTCTATCGAGGTTGTAAAGAGAATTGCATCAGTGCTAGATATGGAATTAGATACTTTCTTGAGTCCCATAAAAACAAATGACGTACAACATGGATTTGACCAAGATTTGATTGATTTCGCTGCAGAATTAAAGGAAACGGGAATTGAAAAAGAACAAATTAAAGAATATAAAACTGTGTTTGAATTTATAAAATGGAAAAATCAGCACACACGAGAAGAGAAAAATTGA
- a CDS encoding sugar transferase, whose amino-acid sequence MKRLFDLTVSLILFFGLSPIFIVIALLVKKKLGSPVIFKQVRPGLFGKPFYLYKFRTMTDEKDNQGELLPDYIRLTTFGKFLRKYSLDEYPQLWNVIKGDLSLVGPRPLLVEYLPLYTKEQSLRHNVRPGITGWAQINGRNSISWEEKFNLDVWYVHNRSFFLDMKILFQTIYKVLSSQGINQQGKATVDSFTGSKNSSVGGGR is encoded by the coding sequence ATGAAGAGGCTTTTTGATTTAACGGTTTCTTTAATCCTGTTTTTTGGTCTTTCTCCCATCTTCATCGTGATTGCGTTGTTAGTTAAAAAGAAGCTAGGTTCTCCAGTCATCTTTAAGCAGGTACGGCCTGGTTTATTTGGCAAACCTTTTTACTTATATAAGTTCAGAACGATGACAGATGAAAAAGACAATCAAGGGGAATTACTACCTGATTACATTAGGTTAACTACTTTTGGAAAATTTCTTCGTAAATACAGCTTAGATGAATATCCTCAATTATGGAATGTCATAAAAGGGGATTTGAGCTTAGTCGGACCAAGACCGTTGCTTGTAGAATATTTGCCGCTTTATACAAAAGAGCAATCCTTAAGGCACAACGTACGACCTGGGATTACGGGATGGGCCCAGATAAACGGCCGAAACTCCATATCCTGGGAAGAAAAATTTAATTTAGATGTCTGGTATGTTCATAACCGTTCATTTTTTTTAGATATGAAAATTTTATTTCAAACAATCTATAAAGTCTTAAGTTCGCAAGGAATTAACCAACAAGGTAAAGCTACAGTAGATAGTTTTACAGGTTCAAAAAATTCCTCTGTTGGAGGCGGGCGTTGA
- the galE gene encoding UDP-glucose 4-epimerase GalE, with protein sequence MAILITGGAGYIGSHTCVELLNAGYEIVVLDNFMNSKPEAIKRITEITGKSFKFYNIDLLDENSLDEVFLENNIEAVIHFAGLKAVGESVYLPLHYFHNNITSTLVLCKIMKKYNVKKLVFSSSATVYGTPERFPISEDSPLGALNPYGRTKLMIEEMLQDLYVSDHNWSISILRYFNPIGAHESGLIGEDPNGVPNNLMPYISQVAIGKQKELNIFGNQYPTKDGTGVRDYIHVVDLAFGHLKALETITYSTGIDVYNLGTGKGYSVLEMIIAFEKASGKKIPYKIVEPRPGDIAVCYADSVKAKRKLGWVAKKGINEMCEDAWRWQLRNPNGYEKIQDIESPHFIGSEAFFIGNKS encoded by the coding sequence ATGGCGATATTAATCACCGGTGGAGCCGGTTATATTGGTAGTCATACCTGCGTTGAATTACTGAATGCAGGTTATGAAATTGTAGTCTTGGACAATTTTATGAATAGTAAGCCTGAAGCCATTAAAAGAATAACAGAAATTACAGGTAAATCTTTTAAATTTTATAATATCGATTTATTAGATGAGAATAGTTTGGATGAGGTTTTTTTAGAGAATAATATAGAAGCAGTCATTCATTTTGCTGGTTTAAAAGCAGTTGGAGAATCTGTGTATCTTCCTCTTCACTATTTTCATAACAATATTACCAGTACTCTTGTCCTTTGTAAGATAATGAAAAAATACAATGTAAAAAAATTAGTTTTTAGTTCATCAGCAACGGTATATGGAACACCTGAACGATTTCCGATTTCTGAGGATAGTCCTTTAGGAGCATTAAATCCTTATGGGCGTACAAAGCTTATGATCGAAGAAATGTTACAAGATTTATACGTTTCAGATCATAACTGGAGTATTTCTATTTTGCGGTATTTTAACCCTATTGGAGCTCATGAAAGTGGATTAATCGGAGAAGATCCGAATGGAGTTCCAAATAATCTTATGCCATATATATCTCAAGTGGCTATTGGAAAACAAAAGGAGCTTAATATTTTTGGTAATCAATATCCAACAAAGGATGGAACAGGTGTAAGGGATTATATTCATGTTGTTGATTTGGCATTTGGACATTTAAAAGCTTTAGAAACGATTACATATTCAACAGGTATTGACGTTTATAATCTTGGTACTGGGAAAGGTTATAGCGTGTTAGAAATGATAATTGCCTTTGAAAAAGCCTCAGGAAAGAAAATTCCTTATAAAATAGTGGAGCCGAGACCAGGTGATATAGCTGTTTGTTATGCTGATTCAGTGAAAGCCAAAAGAAAACTTGGTTGGGTTGCTAAAAAAGGAATAAACGAAATGTGTGAAGATGCTTGGCGTTGGCAGTTAAGAAACCCAAATGGGTATGAAAAAATACAAGATATAGAAAGTCCTCACTTTATTGGAAGTGAGGCTTTTTTTATTGGAAATAAATCATGA
- a CDS encoding aminotransferase class I/II-fold pyridoxal phosphate-dependent enzyme, whose amino-acid sequence MSGKEHKYINEAFQTNWIAPLGPNVDAFETGIAEYVGVNEAVAVSSGTAAIHLALLLLGVGKGDKVFCSSLTFIASANPIIYQGAEPVFIDSEPETWNMSPQALERAFEDAIEDGTLPKAVIVVNLYGQSAKMNEIIAICNHYEVPIIEDAAESLGAMYKGKASGTFGKFGVFSFNGNKIITTSGGGMLVSNDREALQKARFLATQARDAAPHYQHSQIGFNYRLSNILAGIGRAQLEVLEERIAARRAIFDKYFDELSNLSGFTFMPELKDTYSNRWLTALTINEKEAGISVTDILRALSEENIEARPVWKPLHLQPVFKESKYYPHNEQKSVSEVLFNNGLCLPSGSNMTEEEIETVIYHIKQTVIKRKERAEMFSS is encoded by the coding sequence ATGAGTGGGAAGGAACATAAATATATAAATGAAGCATTTCAAACTAATTGGATTGCTCCTCTTGGACCTAATGTGGATGCCTTTGAAACCGGTATAGCAGAATACGTAGGAGTCAATGAAGCAGTGGCCGTAAGCTCAGGAACGGCTGCCATTCATCTGGCTCTTTTATTATTAGGTGTGGGAAAGGGAGATAAGGTGTTTTGCTCGAGTCTTACCTTTATAGCAAGTGCCAACCCGATTATTTATCAAGGAGCGGAGCCAGTTTTTATCGATTCTGAACCTGAAACTTGGAATATGTCCCCGCAGGCTTTAGAGCGGGCGTTTGAGGATGCAATAGAGGATGGTACTCTTCCGAAGGCAGTAATTGTTGTGAATTTGTATGGCCAAAGTGCCAAGATGAATGAAATTATAGCCATCTGCAACCATTATGAAGTTCCTATAATTGAAGATGCTGCAGAATCACTTGGAGCCATGTATAAGGGGAAAGCAAGTGGAACGTTTGGAAAATTTGGGGTCTTCTCCTTTAACGGAAATAAGATTATTACCACTTCCGGAGGAGGAATGCTGGTTTCAAATGATCGAGAGGCTTTACAAAAGGCAAGATTCTTAGCAACACAAGCAAGGGATGCGGCACCTCACTACCAACATAGTCAAATCGGATTCAACTATAGATTAAGTAATATTTTAGCTGGTATCGGAAGGGCACAATTAGAAGTATTGGAGGAAAGAATTGCTGCAAGAAGAGCTATTTTTGATAAGTACTTTGATGAACTTTCTAATCTATCTGGGTTTACGTTTATGCCTGAGTTAAAAGATACCTATTCTAATCGATGGCTAACTGCCCTTACCATTAATGAGAAAGAGGCTGGAATCTCTGTAACAGATATTCTAAGAGCATTAAGCGAGGAAAACATTGAAGCAAGGCCTGTTTGGAAGCCACTTCATCTACAGCCTGTATTCAAAGAAAGTAAATATTATCCCCATAATGAGCAAAAGAGTGTTTCTGAAGTCCTCTTTAACAATGGATTGTGCTTACCATCAGGTTCAAATATGACAGAGGAGGAAATAGAAACAGTTATTTACCATATTAAACAAACAGTTATTAAAAGGAAGGAAAGAGCGGAGATGTTTAGTAGTTAG
- a CDS encoding acetyltransferase translates to MRFIIIGHGGHSKVISDMILTNPKNKIVGYLDDQYKEIHFIKNQVYGPILWAKVLAKYYEDIKFIFAIGDNKVRQSIVQNLSIPIEYYSTITHPTATISPSVKIGYGTVVMPHAVINADAVIGNHCIINSGSVVEHDCEIDDFVHVCPHSTLTGSVQLAEGVLTGAGSTIIPKVKIGKWATIGAGATVTHNIPPYCTAVGIPAKVKSYNQKSVERGALIDKYS, encoded by the coding sequence ATGAGGTTTATCATAATTGGCCATGGGGGGCATAGTAAGGTGATATCGGATATGATCCTTACTAATCCAAAAAATAAAATTGTTGGATATTTAGATGACCAATATAAAGAAATTCATTTCATTAAGAACCAAGTATATGGTCCTATTTTGTGGGCAAAGGTACTAGCAAAATATTATGAAGATATTAAATTCATTTTTGCAATCGGTGACAATAAAGTCAGACAATCAATCGTGCAGAATTTGAGTATTCCAATAGAATACTATTCAACCATCACTCATCCAACCGCAACGATTAGCCCAAGTGTAAAAATTGGGTATGGAACGGTTGTTATGCCGCATGCTGTCATTAATGCAGATGCAGTTATTGGAAACCATTGCATAATAAATTCCGGTTCGGTGGTCGAACATGATTGTGAAATTGATGATTTTGTACATGTGTGTCCCCACTCTACACTTACGGGTTCCGTCCAATTGGCTGAAGGGGTGCTTACCGGAGCCGGTTCCACAATAATCCCTAAAGTGAAAATTGGAAAATGGGCTACTATCGGGGCCGGGGCGACAGTGACACATAATATACCCCCATATTGTACGGCAGTGGGTATTCCTGCCAAAGTGAAGTCTTACAATCAAAAAAGTGTGGAGAGAGGTGCATTAATTGATAAATACAGCTAA